In Hemicordylus capensis ecotype Gifberg chromosome 3, rHemCap1.1.pri, whole genome shotgun sequence, one DNA window encodes the following:
- the LOC128351351 gene encoding membrane primary amine oxidase-like — MTFQTAKIPWSPENKRPQMRMVKKVLDTEDKAAFRLHDSMPRYIYFAANSTNKWGHKRGYRIQIVSFSGDHLPETDPMERAISWGRYKLAVTKRKENEPFSTSVYNQMDPWTPSVAFADFINNETIVNEDLVAWITTGFLHIPHAEDMPNTVTLGNVVGFLLRPNNYFDDDPSMYSPDSVFFTGQQDPTSCSVNHLACLSEITSCLPNFPPFTYEGFQNQTMD, encoded by the exons ATGACTTTCCAAACAGCAAAGATTCCTTGGAGTCCAGAGAATAAACGCCCCCAAATGCGGATGGTAAAAAAAGTCTTGGATACTGAGGACAAGGCCGCCTTCCGCCTTCATGACAGCATGCCCCGATACATATATTTTGCAGCCAATAGTACAAACAAGTGGGGCCATAAACGTGGCTATCGGATCCAGATAGTCAGTTTTTCTGGGGATCACTTGCCAGAAACAGACCCAATGGAGCGCGCCATCAGTTGGGGCAG GTACAAGCTGGCTGTCACTAAGCGGAAGGAGAACGAACCATTCAGCACCAGTGTCTATAATCAGATGGACCCATGGACACCTTCAGTTGCTTTTGCTGACTTCATAAACAATGAGACCATAGTCAATGAG GATCTGGTTGCCTGGATCACTACTGGATTCCTGCATATTCCACATGCTGAGGACATGCCCAACACAGTGACACTTGGGAATGTGGTTGGCTTCCTTCTGAGACCCAACAACTATTTTGATGATGATCCTTCTATGTATTCTCCTGACAGTGTTTTCTTCACTGGCCAGCAGGACCCTACTTCCTGCAGTGTCAACCACCTTGCTTGCCTTTCAGAAATAACTTCATGCTTGCCCAACTTTCCACCTTTTACTTATGAGGGCTTCCAAAACCAGACAATGGACTGA